A DNA window from Paraburkholderia sp. IMGN_8 contains the following coding sequences:
- a CDS encoding EamA family transporter codes for MNVLLYAVTVLIWGTTWIAIKWQLGVVPPPVSIAWRFWIAALVLFALLRLMRRPIWPPRAAWRFLVAQGLALFCANFLCFYYAEQVVPSGLVAVVFSTAPLLNSINGRLFMGRPLQPTAIAGALLGLVGIVCLFVQQMAGHLGDHAVWLGLAIAFLGTLCFSTGNLLSSRMQSMGLHPFATNSWAMLIGASVLTAGSALAGFSFAIEPSTRYLGALAYLAVFGSVIGFTAYLMLVGRIGPERAAYCTVLFPIVALAASTVFEGYRWSALAVVGLVLVVAGNLVAFDLTRRIFVRRVRVS; via the coding sequence ATGAATGTGTTGCTCTATGCCGTCACCGTTCTGATCTGGGGCACCACCTGGATCGCTATCAAATGGCAACTGGGGGTCGTGCCGCCACCGGTATCGATCGCGTGGCGTTTCTGGATAGCGGCGCTGGTGCTATTCGCGCTGCTGCGCCTGATGCGCAGACCGATCTGGCCGCCACGCGCCGCATGGCGCTTCCTGGTTGCGCAGGGGCTGGCGCTGTTTTGCGCCAACTTCCTGTGCTTTTACTACGCCGAACAGGTCGTGCCGAGCGGACTCGTGGCGGTGGTCTTTTCGACTGCGCCGCTCCTGAACTCGATCAACGGCCGCCTTTTCATGGGCCGCCCATTGCAGCCGACGGCGATTGCCGGTGCGTTGCTGGGCCTCGTCGGCATCGTGTGCCTGTTCGTCCAGCAGATGGCGGGACACCTGGGCGACCACGCTGTGTGGTTGGGCCTCGCGATCGCGTTTCTTGGAACATTGTGCTTCTCGACCGGCAATCTGCTGTCGAGCCGGATGCAATCGATGGGCTTGCATCCGTTCGCCACGAATAGCTGGGCGATGCTGATCGGCGCCAGTGTATTGACGGCAGGGAGCGCGCTGGCCGGCTTTTCCTTCGCCATCGAGCCGTCCACGCGTTATCTCGGCGCGCTCGCTTATCTGGCTGTATTCGGCTCGGTGATCGGCTTTACGGCTTACCTGATGCTAGTCGGGCGGATCGGGCCGGAACGGGCCGCTTACTGCACCGTACTGTTTCCGATTGTGGCGCTAGCGGCGTCAACGGTGTTCGAAGGCTATCGATGGTCCGCGTTGGCGGTGGTCGGCCTCGTGCTTGTGGTGGCCGGCAATCTGGTGGCGTTCGATTTGACGCGGCGCATCTTTGTGCGGCGGGTGAGGGTTTCCTGA
- a CDS encoding IS110 family transposase, producing MRTDQTFTTHGEEAVLTVSLELAAAKWKVALHDGRRETPAVHAVAQPQAAARVQAVLDLIERHKEKWLLPAGVRVVVSYEAGQDAFWICRALQARGIECHVVDPASIPVERHKRRAKTDRLDVIKLVINLRAWLRGERDRMHVVHVPSPQDEASRQLMRDRGQLQKEVRQHHDRTRKLLATLGCWDDVNCKAFAGRLARNEVKCHDGAPLPPELRERLLRECERLALAEQQLVALEKTRQANVPAPARKRSHDLTRLKGIGEVGASRLALELFWREFSNRRQVGACVGLVPQPYDSGESQVDQGISKQGDRRVRALLVEMAWTWLRYQPGSALTQWFNRRTQGTGPNRRARRIAIVAVARRLAIALWRYLKDGTIPEGAQMKAA from the coding sequence ATGCGCACGGATCAGACGTTCACCACCCATGGTGAAGAAGCAGTACTTACCGTGTCGCTCGAGCTGGCTGCGGCGAAGTGGAAGGTCGCGCTGCACGACGGCCGGCGCGAGACGCCCGCCGTGCACGCGGTCGCGCAGCCACAGGCCGCCGCCCGCGTGCAGGCAGTGCTGGACCTGATCGAACGGCACAAAGAGAAGTGGTTGCTGCCCGCGGGCGTGCGGGTCGTCGTGAGCTACGAGGCCGGTCAGGACGCCTTCTGGATCTGTCGTGCGCTGCAGGCGCGCGGCATCGAGTGCCATGTCGTCGATCCGGCGAGCATTCCGGTCGAACGCCACAAGCGACGCGCCAAGACCGACCGGCTCGATGTCATCAAGCTGGTGATTAACCTGCGTGCATGGCTGCGCGGCGAGCGCGACCGCATGCACGTGGTGCATGTGCCATCGCCGCAGGATGAAGCGTCCCGCCAGCTGATGCGCGATCGTGGGCAACTGCAAAAGGAAGTGCGGCAGCACCACGACCGGACGCGCAAACTGCTGGCCACGCTGGGCTGCTGGGACGACGTCAACTGCAAGGCCTTCGCTGGCCGGCTCGCGCGTAACGAGGTGAAATGCCACGACGGTGCGCCGCTGCCACCCGAGCTGCGTGAGCGGCTGCTGCGCGAGTGCGAACGGCTGGCGCTCGCCGAGCAGCAACTCGTGGCGCTGGAGAAGACGCGGCAGGCAAACGTGCCGGCACCCGCGCGCAAGCGAAGCCACGACCTGACGCGTCTGAAGGGGATTGGCGAAGTCGGTGCGTCGCGCCTCGCGCTCGAGCTGTTCTGGCGGGAGTTCAGCAACCGGCGCCAGGTGGGTGCGTGCGTCGGGCTGGTGCCGCAGCCGTACGACAGCGGCGAGAGCCAGGTCGATCAGGGCATCAGCAAACAGGGCGACCGGCGGGTGCGCGCATTACTGGTCGAGATGGCGTGGACCTGGCTGCGCTACCAGCCCGGCAGCGCGTTGACGCAGTGGTTCAACCGGCGCACGCAGGGCACGGGGCCGAACCGCCGGGCGCGACGGATCGCGATCGTCGCGGTCGCACGTCGCCTCGCGATTGCGCTGTGGCGCTATCTGAAGGACGGCACCATTCCGGAAGGGGCACAGATGAAGGCGGCCTGA
- a CDS encoding LysR substrate-binding domain-containing protein, which translates to MDLRQLRYFVKVVECGNVTRASEALHIAQPAISQQMRKLEQDLGMQLLERSVHGVAPTAAGQTLYRHAVELLRQADGTRELLRQDAEFPQGKVSVAMPSSTARMIAIPLARTIRDRYPGIALELIEAPSADLGNLIGGGRVELAVVVDAVETRGVASQRLLTEALYLIAWPEYPMPGEPVPLADLARMPLILPSAPNTIRSRVDWALREAGLPCEILFEASSTALLFAAVLAKLGVTILPWTAAHVELDEHKLKLAKVDHRLFSRDLSLCWHDTALLSNAVQKVKATLLELFDSLGKRPEWAAAD; encoded by the coding sequence ATGGACCTGCGGCAACTGCGGTATTTCGTCAAAGTGGTGGAGTGCGGCAACGTCACGCGCGCCAGCGAAGCGCTGCACATCGCGCAACCCGCGATCAGCCAGCAGATGCGGAAACTGGAGCAGGATCTGGGAATGCAACTGCTCGAGCGCAGCGTGCACGGCGTGGCGCCCACCGCGGCAGGGCAGACGCTTTACCGGCACGCCGTCGAACTGTTAAGGCAAGCCGACGGTACCCGCGAACTGCTGCGTCAGGACGCCGAGTTTCCGCAGGGCAAAGTGTCGGTCGCCATGCCGTCGAGCACGGCACGCATGATTGCCATTCCGCTTGCGCGCACGATCCGCGACCGTTACCCCGGCATTGCGCTCGAGTTGATCGAAGCGCCGAGCGCGGACCTGGGCAATTTGATCGGGGGCGGACGCGTGGAGCTGGCCGTGGTGGTCGACGCGGTCGAAACGCGTGGTGTGGCTTCGCAACGGCTGCTCACCGAAGCGCTGTACTTGATTGCGTGGCCGGAATATCCGATGCCGGGCGAGCCTGTGCCGCTCGCCGACCTGGCACGCATGCCGCTGATCCTGCCGAGCGCGCCGAATACGATCCGCAGCCGCGTCGACTGGGCGCTGCGCGAAGCCGGCCTGCCGTGTGAGATTCTGTTCGAGGCCAGTTCCACTGCGCTGTTGTTCGCCGCTGTCCTGGCGAAATTGGGCGTGACGATCCTCCCGTGGACCGCCGCGCACGTCGAACTCGATGAGCACAAGCTGAAGCTTGCCAAGGTCGATCATCGGCTGTTCTCGCGCGATCTGTCGCTCTGCTGGCACGATACGGCGTTGCTCAGCAATGCCGTGCAGAAGGTCAAGGCAACCCTACTCGAACTGTTCGACAGCCTCGGCAAGCGGCCGGAGTGGGCAGCGGCAGATTAG
- a CDS encoding MFS transporter, which translates to MSKAIAASAPGIKPRRTPLTREQIGGFWAVYSGWVLDGVDSVIYALVLIPALTELLPVSGIAATPGNLGMYGSILFALFLIGWGLSFIWGPLADRFGRVKTLAASILIYSVFTGAAAFAHNVWELAAFRLIAGIGVGGEWALAGTYVAESWPEDRRKMGAGYLQTGYYVGFFLAALLNYTVGATYGWRAMFLCGLAPALLAIFTVLKVKEPGQWRKATHGVGHTNTNNVPAVSGRRPLLEIFAPAYRRRTLTSASLVGVAIIGLWAGSVYEASAVVTLATRAGIDRVGAVHLASIGAAVLSVGTILGCLAAPWLAERLGRRVALGAYFAGMAVSIVFAFGWVFYLPNGLNLFMVSLLFLGFFGGNFAIFSLWLPEQYPTRIRATAFAFNASVGRLLGAGVNFLLAAAIHWQGSLGLPIAWTAAAFVIGLLILPFAVETRHQTLPE; encoded by the coding sequence ATGTCCAAAGCGATCGCTGCATCGGCGCCGGGGATCAAGCCCCGGCGCACGCCTCTCACCCGTGAGCAGATCGGCGGCTTCTGGGCGGTGTACTCGGGATGGGTTCTGGACGGCGTGGATTCGGTGATCTACGCGCTGGTGCTGATTCCGGCGCTGACCGAGCTGTTACCCGTCTCGGGCATTGCCGCGACGCCGGGCAATCTCGGCATGTACGGCTCGATCCTGTTTGCGCTGTTTCTGATCGGCTGGGGTCTGTCGTTCATCTGGGGGCCGCTCGCCGACCGGTTTGGGCGGGTCAAGACACTGGCCGCCAGCATCCTCATCTACTCGGTGTTCACCGGCGCGGCCGCGTTCGCGCACAACGTCTGGGAACTGGCGGCGTTCCGGCTGATCGCGGGCATCGGCGTGGGCGGCGAATGGGCGCTGGCCGGCACCTATGTGGCCGAGAGCTGGCCGGAGGATCGCCGCAAGATGGGTGCGGGGTATCTGCAGACCGGCTACTACGTGGGATTCTTCCTGGCTGCCTTGCTGAACTATACGGTCGGCGCGACGTACGGCTGGCGCGCGATGTTTCTGTGCGGCCTCGCGCCTGCGTTGCTCGCCATTTTCACGGTGCTCAAGGTGAAGGAGCCGGGTCAGTGGCGCAAGGCCACGCACGGCGTCGGCCATACGAATACGAACAACGTGCCGGCGGTGTCCGGTCGCCGGCCGCTGCTGGAGATATTTGCGCCGGCTTATCGGCGTCGCACGCTGACTAGCGCGAGCCTGGTGGGTGTCGCGATCATCGGCTTGTGGGCCGGGTCGGTCTACGAAGCGAGCGCGGTCGTGACGCTGGCGACGCGCGCCGGCATCGACCGCGTCGGCGCCGTGCATCTCGCGTCGATCGGTGCGGCGGTGCTGTCGGTCGGGACGATCCTCGGTTGTCTCGCCGCGCCGTGGCTGGCGGAACGGCTGGGGCGCCGGGTGGCGCTAGGCGCGTACTTCGCCGGCATGGCCGTGTCGATCGTGTTCGCGTTCGGCTGGGTCTTCTATCTGCCGAACGGACTCAACCTGTTCATGGTGTCGCTGCTGTTCCTCGGCTTCTTCGGCGGCAATTTCGCAATTTTCTCGCTGTGGCTGCCCGAGCAATACCCCACACGGATACGCGCCACCGCGTTTGCCTTCAATGCGTCGGTGGGCCGTCTGCTCGGCGCGGGCGTCAATTTCCTGCTGGCTGCCGCGATTCATTGGCAAGGCTCGCTGGGGTTGCCGATCGCGTGGACAGCGGCGGCCTTTGTGATCGGCCTGCTGATCCTGCCGTTTGCCGTCGAGACGCGTCATCAGACGTTGCCGGAATAG